ctattatattatatagtcTAATAAGTATTCGGTaagccccccaaaaaaataataaaataaaaaataaaaaatgctataCTCTAATATGTTTTACATTGTTAGTTAACTAACACATTGTTACTCTAATATGCTATACTCTAAAataaaacagatttttttttttttttttataaagtttctGTTGaacagattattattattattttttttaggttgaactgatttcttttattaaaaaaaaaacaaaaaaacaaaaacaaatggtTAATGTTTCAAACCCACCAAAACCAATTAAACCAAGCCAATCAAATAGATCGGAAAACCGCTATAGATCGAAAAACCGACCCTAATAAGTATACATgggttttaattattataaaactgATCTTTACCGGTTTggtaacaaatttgaaaaaaaaaaaaaaaaaccgaatcGACTGAACGGCACGCACCCCTATAAAATAAGTGACAACTTTCTGCTCCGTTGAAGGCGCAGTAAACAAGGATCAATAGCAggcaaattttaacaaaagaaatagCCAATGAGACTATCAAGGCCTGGCCTTTTCCTCCTATCATTTCTTCTGCTCTACATAGTGCAGAGACCCACCTTCGCTACCCAAAAGGTAAGCACTAGCCCTTCGtgtttgaatattaaaataTCTTATCTATGTAGGGGTGCTGTTGATAAATTATTGGCTCTTTGATTTTTCTCCTAAGTACTGTTGATGATTTCATTATTTGTGTCCAATCCTTTTTCTTTGCGTGTGTGTGGCTGTAGTCATATGTGGTGTACTTGGGAGCCCATTCACATGGCCCAGAACTCTCCTTAGTTGATATAAATCGAATTACCGAGTCTCACTATGAGTTTCTTGGATCATTCTTGGCAAGGTACACGCATGAACTCATTATTATAAGTGATTTTTGAACatgtttcatttcttttttgcaatCCAAATCTTGAGTTTTTTTATCATGCAGTCATGATGTCGCAAAAGAATCCATATTTTACTCATACACAAGGCACATCAATGGTTTTGCGGCAACCTTAGACGACCAAGTAGCAGCCGAGATAGCTAGTAAGAAATCTGCTGTCCTTTTTAGCTCCTTGCTATAtactctcattttctctctgttccttatcttgtatatatatataacttatataAATTAACTTTTATCAAAATGTAGAGCATCCAAAAGTGGTCTCTGTTTTCCTGAACAAGGGAAGGAAATTACACACAACTCGATCATGGGACTTCATTATGGAACTCGACCATGTTGGATCCAGTCCTTCCAGCTCGATTTGGAAGAAGGCAAGATATGGAGAAGATACAATTATTGGAAATCTTGATACTGGTGAGTATTTTTCTTTACTAATGTATGTACTAAGAACATCCATTACAATTTTATGAAACGTTTTACTAGGAATTGAAAAAATAGTCAAAatgtttgataatttttataataaaaaaaaattcttaaaataaataattaatgtgtaTACTGACATACGATAACGACACCCTTTTTTCTGACTGAGACAAGTAcacatcatctttttttttcttttctttttttttttttttgctgagacAAGTACACGTCATCCTAAATGTAGCAAAttcacaaataatatatattgaatttggACTTTTGACTAGTACGTTCAATGCAAAAAATGAGAGTTCTGTCACCCTAACATTAATTAGGAGAAACTGATGTTTATAAACTACAAGATCTGAAGTAAtcctcatcaaaaaaaaaaaaaaaaaagatctgaaGTAATCgtattatatttgattattttattttttttttttctaactatGGATGTGGTAATTGCATAGACCACTTCTTGAGTTTAGCAAAAGTGATAACTAGGTCCACTCATGAGGGTCTTCTAGGCAGACTAGGCCAGTTGTGTAGACTTTACTGTTAAGCCATGGGACCACCATTAATTGGCATTGGTAAATATCTAAGCTACAGCGGCATCTAGAAAGATTCTTTCCTTTTCTGACTTTGCCCACTTGCTAATAATGTTTCCCTGAACCTAAACATGAATGGATAATAATAAGTAGGTAGAATTCTACCATTTCagtcaaataataataataataataataataagtaggTAGAATTAACTGTGTAGtgattgaatatattttttctttaattattttttcattgaaagttgattaaaatataaatcaatctaaataaattttaagctttaaaaataagtaaataaacaaataaatttaaaagttatgtgagagatattataaattttattatataagtcTTATAAACTGATGTtttattaataaacaaaaagtaattcaaatatttatttataattttgttgaaCACATTCACTATTATATTAGTTTGTAAATTATTTGTAACAGGATTTTGTTAATGAATATCTTAAAAACACTGATTAAGATGCATTtaatactttattaaaaaaatatacatttttacaaaaaaaaaaaataatagtaaagtaAGAGCTATACACaaacatcccaaaaaaaagCGCACACAGCTACAATGAATTTGCACATATAAATTAATGAATCATTAACATGTAAGTGTTTATTAAAACTCATAATTgagcatttattaatttttaacatgTGCGCACTTGATCCATAATTGATGATTTGCTTAGGTGGATAATCAAACGTAATGAAGCCTAAAAGAagttaatctttttttctttaaatgtggATGTCTAATATCTAAATAATGGAGTTTAATGGAAGATTTAATGATCTATTCTCATAGcgtcttttttttaaatgtggatGTCTAATATCTAAATAATGGAGTTTAATGGAAGATTTTATGATTTATTCTCATAGCTTCAAAAACACCCAAGTAACTAAACAATGAAAGTAGTTATATATGATTCGATTCTCATAGCTTCTGACTTTAGAAATTGTCGGTAAAGTTTGACAACAAAGTCTGCCAGcaacaacaaagaaacaaaatcatGTGACACGCTTGTAGACAATATATGGATAACATTGATGGTCCGTTGCGTAAGTATTGGATTTTCTTTAGCCTCACTTTTTGTCCAATGGGTTTAATATACCACTACCAGGGGTCTGGCCCAAATCCAAGAGCTTTAGTGATGAAAAGTTGGGACCGATTCCATCAAAGTGGAAAGGAATCTGCCAAAATGACACTGATTCTGGATTTCACTGTAACAGGTACCCTACTTTTTCtggatttttttcccctaaaccTTCTATGCTTCTCTTTATTGATCTTTTGTTAACATGTTAGTCAAGTTTGATAAGTTTTTAATTCAAACTTCCCAATTTTCCCAGCAGAGAATGTTACAATAGCAAAAGTTTTTATGTCAATTTATTAGTTAATTATCATAAATTTCTgcagaaaaaagagagagaacaaataAACAAGTAGACAAGAACTTGCCTAGTTTTATCTTAGGCTTATTATTGGTGATGTGTAACAGAGAGTTTCACTAAGAAAATATAGATGTGAACCCAAATACATTCAAAGAGCTCTGTTTCATGCCAACCAATACACTACAAGAAAAGTAGATCAAGCCAAATGCAATTCAAATTTGACTTTCACAGTTGACATACTGAAGCCAATCACAGAAAAATTGATTGTTAtcaatgaaaaaattattgttcTATGATTAAAAATGGGCTCTAATCAAAattgccaaaaaagaaaagaaaagatatttaAATAGATTTGAAATGATTTCCTATGACTTTAAGAACAGGGTTTTACAAATTAAGGTACTTTCAGCCCATTCGCTATTCGCTAATTGCTAAATTGTGTTATTCGTGCCCAATGCCCATTCCTAGAACATGGGAGTTAAGAGGATCTTTTCAACaatgttgactttttttttttttttttgtggagaagCACGATGTTGACTTTTAAAACCCTATGTGGGCGAACATCGGCTTAGGTGGGGAAAGAGACCGAATGTTATCCATAAAGCAACTTTAATTGGTATATTCAATACGCTCAAATAACACATAGGTTATTAGTCCTTAACTTGAAGGGCCTAGCTATTCAGAGCTCTTCTTTCTGCTTCAGAGTGTAGAAAGCCACTAGGGCAGCATTGGCTCTTCGTGCACTAATtaacaatttccttcttcttccccccctaaaaaaaaaaatgctgctCTTTATTCCATCTAATATTGTTGAAGATATATAGTAGTTAAAAATTTGATTAGACAATGGAGTATTATTTTAAAAGGCATTTTagtaataaggaaaaaaatgaaatactatTACCTAGAAATTTGTGTGTAGGgcacaataaaaatatatgaaaatagaatttctttgtttttgtttttttttttgttattttttttttgtttgtttttttttttattaaataaagagaATTTCTTGTTGGGGGCAGGGCATCCACAACtatactatttttaaaagatttttatttttattttattatagaaaaagggaagcctggtttttttttttttttttttttccccctctctcCTACAATAGACCCATCACCAATTCTCTTTACTGATTGACACACCTCCGACTTGGCCTTCTACAAATGAATTGAACTAGTCTCACAATTCCATTGCCACTTCTGCCAACACCTTTTCTCGTGCCCAATTTCACCTTCTTCACAAACTGCACACAATTATCTTAAACCTAGAATAACCCATTTCATCTTTAgttttttaacataaaagtacactataaattttacttataaattttagtaatttttaagaTAGTAATATTTAGGGAAATATGAGGTAAATTATACTATATACAACAtgaaagctcggatttgtgCTAAAATACAcgagtttgtttagaccccaaattcaaaaatatggTTGGATtgcttttactttaacttaGACTAAGTGCAGAACAAGAGTAAAAAAGCGCAATCACTGGATTTACTCTAGTGCATACACAtgaacaataaacaataaaagtaaagcacaagagtaagggaagagagacgTAAATataagataacaccaagacgtgttattgaagaggaaactgaagaactcaacgaaaaacctctctgcgaccctccaagtcgaaatcgatccagtagtgaataagttggagtacacgaataacaaaagaccctccaaatcTAGTCTatccaatgtacttgagccctccaagcttctatTACCAATGGACTTCTCGAAGTCTTATCTTCACTAACTTTCCAGATCCCACAATATGtctgattgcatccgccaagcctcatcggcttcttttggcaaatccctaAAGCTTTCCATGCTCCAAAACACTTtctacactctgaaaaggtgtggattgtgtttggatacaaatctcctcttaaggtatgacaatgggagaaggaaggagaagagactacaatgatttctcattaaggatgagtagctctctctctaaaagatgggtgtgttgtgttgtagaaaacctatttagagtttttctctctaaatagcctcttttacttttgtgggtaatgagggtatatatagtatgggtgaaaggtaagaaagtcacactaaAAATCATCTAGGAAGAATGTTTCATGGGTACCTCACGAGATGGCCTGTCTTGCAAAGCACTCGTGAAATGCAGCCTGACActtgactcttcagctttcagcatgtgcttctcacgtgcccTTTTCATGAATTACTCTTCTCGTAAACTTCTTGCAAACTAGTCGCAAAACTGCACTGATTCTTTATTTCATGCTCGATTCTTCATCAACTTAATACTAATCCCAATACagtaaaatcccacaaaatacaaggaataaaattaatgcaaatacaacactttttgtcatggaataaagccaacataaaacatagttgtaaatcacaactttacaatctccccatttggctattccatgaaaAAACACCCTATAACATACTCTAGACTTAAATGTGAGTTGAGAACaatgacaaaactcactcacacctaaatctaaaacaTGGTGATGAACTTGAAACGCTTGCataaaacacattagaccctcaaggtaaagtaagtaataaaaggacaagtataatgtaacaagtaaaaatGTGATCAAGTAAATATAatgtgaaacatatgagcaacttgaaCAAACATATGACAGTCATATGGAAATGACTAGAATGATCATATGGCAAAGTAAgagatcatccgaacatgcaatcAACAAAGTACAATGGCATAAGAatgtatgcatgtccaacacataaACACAATGCGATGAGAGCAACAAAGCATAGCTATTAAAAGTAACTCAAAGCACCGTAAAGTAACGAGAAAACaagcataaagtaaaacaaagcaaaacaaagttttctcataaaaagatGCCTTCTCCCCCTTGATATATGCATCTCTCCTATGGCTTTTCCCCCATACAAATGTgaacaagatagaatttttctTCCTGAGAATATGCACATTAGTCATATAAAAATGACGATACACTCTAGTATACTCTCCAGTATAGAACATATTCTCTTACACAATGTAGAATAATtaccggtttttttttttagataaaaacacAAGCATCTTGATGATCTATTTGATTGATGAAATCAATGCACCGCCccttctcaccaaaaaaaaaaaaaaaaaaaaaaaattgggtttatCTAAAAGCTTCACTGCCTTCCAAAAATGTATTGTTGCAGAAACTGCTACACTAAGGAGTAAAtaggttttccttttatttttttttattctatgtaAAGGAGTTTTGAATTAGTTGTCCTACAAGTTAGGACATGAAAGTTTTGTCATATCCACTTGATCATATTTTAAACTAACGTATCTAAGTCTTTTTCTACCTAAAAAAAAGGATCTACGTCTCTTATTCTATCTTAATTACTCTGTACAGCTTGTAGTCTAAAATCAAGACAACAAATAATAGTTTATGTTAGCTATATAAAATTGGGCAAAATATTATACAATATGGTTTACATCGATCTACTTATCCAAAATTGTTAATTATACTCTAGTTTACAACAATCCCTTTTTTAAATGAACGATTCAAGACCTTGGTCTTCTAAATTGTTTATTATACACTAGTTTACAACAATCCCTTTTTCATTGACAATTATTTACTTTGCTAAGATgtatgaaaaaattaataataaagacGTTACTTTGCTAAGGCGATTGGACTTGCATGTGCATGTGTGCATGAGCACATGCACTTGTGTATGCATTAAAgaaatttgattataaaatttgaattgtCTTACCTTTAATCACTTTAGGCATGAGAATGAGATACCCACTTGCTAACAATATGTCAAAttagaaaatgttaaaactacagctaattttaatacaaaagaTCGTCTAAACTAAGTACGATAAATCGGCTTTAcaaatacttaattttttttttttttttttttcttttttaaaaatttaataaaaaaagaacttgaattatattgacataaaaaaaaaatatatatatatatatactcaaatacatgaaattttacGATTTCTTtctaataacaaaaagaaaataagaagaaaaaaaaaggatatatgAACACTATgagcttaaaaaataattatgtatagaatttttttttggaagtatatcaatttttttttaagtcatatgAACACTTCGAGCTTAACATAAAGTTGTCCTTGCAATGGATACAATTGGTACTACATTAACaacataataattaaatttcttaattatttttttttgaagtatatAACAGTTAatacattagtttgtaagttatagatagtaaaatttgtaatatttctaGTATCATTGATATAAGAAGAGTATATCTCCCATCCGTGATCATTGACAGAAGTTTTCAGACAATTAAATTCTTTAGTTAATTAGTAAGGGTTACCAAATAGCCCATGTTCATCACCTAATAGCCCTCCAGCCCACCAGGCTAGTGGAAGGCCCAGCCCGATACTATTAAGGCTTACAAATAGCCCACTAGCCTAGTGGACAAGCAGTGGACTGGTTTTTTCTGCCTATTGCCTAACCCACTAACTTGAAATGTATAACCAAAAAACTTTGAGGggttgggttttaaatttgaaacatgAGAAAGACTTTATGACCACACCTTTAACCTCTAGGATACTTATTATGTTAAATTATGCttattaaatatgtattttgcTAGTAGGCTAATAACtttggatttaaaaataaaaatgacttttttttttatattaaaatatagcaaaagaaaaatcatttgaaactttaataaaaaaattaaataggttttGTCAAAGaacaaaatgtaataatttttgaattctttgattcttttcctaaaaaaaataatttgattattttcttaaaagatATATTTTACCGCTGGCTAAGCTTCATTCTCactttaattaatatatttttataaatacatCATTGTTCTTATATATTCCAATCAATACAAGCTAATCAATGGTtttgttaatatatttaatagttcAATTTAACAACTAGTGTGttgtaatattaattataatatttttaactaatttttataagggttatgctaacgagtgccttAGGGTactcattaataatccattttaggaaagtttttatatcacttttatgggaaatgaaaaaagttgtcaaaatattaattaccttttttttatggattattaACCAGTGACCTaaaggcactcgttagcatttccttTTTTATAAGCCCATTGAAGAAGGATCGTTATGGGTTGGAGTTTTTCCTTTTGGCCCAGCCTGACATGGTCCATTGACAAACAACAGCCCGctagttttgttttttcaatcAAACTTCATTAACTTATATAGTTTCTCTCTAACTCATTGGTAACTCCTTGTGCCAAATTGGTGTGCCAAAGAAAGCTGATTGGAGCAAGATACTTCAACAAAGGATATGCATCAGTTGTTGGACCTCTAAACTCCTCCTTCAACACACCACGCGATAATGATGGCCATGGAACACACACATTATCAACAGCTGGTGGTAATTTTGTATCAGGGGCTAGTGTGTTTGGCTTTGGCAAAGGAACAGCAAGAGGTGGATCACCAAAAGCCCGGGTGGCCGCTTACAAGGTTTGCTGGCCTCCAGTGGGTGGAAACGAATGCTTTGATGCAGATATAGTAGCAGCCTTTGATATGGCTATCCATGATGGTGTTGATGTGCTATCTGTATCACTGGGAGGAGAGcctacttttttctttaatgatagCGTCGCAATTGGCTCATTTCATGCTGTTAAGCATGGTATTGTGGTGATTTGCTCAGCTGGAAATTCTGGTCCTGATGCTGGGACTATCGTCAACTCTGCGCCTTGGCAGATAACAGTGGGAGCTAGCACGATGGACCGGGAGTTCAACAGTTATGTTATCCTCAGCAACAAGGTGCAATTGAAGGTTAGTTTTTGCTCCAATTgctaaaaagattaaaaaattgaacatgaaatgattgaataaaaatcctTTGTTTTATTCTTGGTGTTTCACTTTAAGTTCTACCAAGTGCAATATGTCATTTgtctgattttttatttatttatttttaatctagTTTAAACTTTAGATACTTTATAAAGTGGAAAAAGAACACGTGGCACACTACAATTGGTTAGCATAaagttaaaagtaaaatattcaaaGTAGAACAAatgaattttattctttttcatgTCATATCAATTTTAGCCAAGGGAATAAACACATAACCATGTTGAAGATGATGTTAGAAATTTTGATTGCATTTTATACGAATTTGGTAGGGCTACTAACTTAGCTGGAGTGATTGTTAAAAGATCAGAATTTCATTCCTCTTCCTATGTGGCTCTTTACAAAGAAATTGAGGTGGGGTTTCTTTTTGCTATAATGGGGCTTTACATTAAAAACTTAAAGGGAAACTAGGGACAAGGATTTTTGGGGACAATAGGAAGGAACCTTCTTTCATGCAAGTTTATTATGTCTAATTATGTCACCCTTTGATGCCTTCCCTTTTCTTAtgtataattaaatttattaactttGATCTGTAGGGACAAAGCTTGTCATCTACAGCCTTGCCAAGCAACAAGTTCTACCCACTCATTAGTGCTGCAGATGCCAAAGCAGCTAATGTATCGGCTGAAGAGGCGTAAGTATAAAACAATTTAACCAGTGTTTATTCTGgattagcttcttttttttttggacacaAGTAATTGTACATGGCAATGTGCTTAATCAAGTTGTTGGTAGTGCAGTCTGCTTTGTAAGAATGGAACCCTTGATCCCAGAAAGGTAAAGGGAAAAATCTTGGTCTGTCTTCGAGGTCAAAATGCAAGAGTGGACAAGGGTCTGCAAGCTCAATTCGCCGGCGCTCTGGGGATGATTCTTGCCAACAATGAGATTAATGGAAACGAGATTACTGCTGATGCACATGTCCTCCCTGCTACACAAGTCAATTTTACTAATGGTGTCTCAATCTTTACTTACATCAACCGAACCAGGTAAGATGTTACACATCTTAAAGAGTACAGCTACATGGAGCCTCATATTCTATGCACAACTATATCCTAGACAATGCACTGGGTTCAGCATTGTGTGCAAACTTTTAACATgtaacatatttaaaaaatgaacagCTTCTAAACTAATCTGTGGCCCTATTCAAGAAATGGTCATcgataaaaaatttcaatatgtTATTGATGAGACGCATATGTTACCCTCTTATCAGTTTCAAATTTTTCAGTAGGATTGGAAGCAtagttttaatgagaaatttacATTTTTGACAGATCTCCAAAAGCTTGCATTACGCGTGTAACAACACTATTGGGCACAAAGCCAGCTCCCTTCATGGCAGCGTTTTCATCCAAGGGGCCAAGCACCATAACGCCTGAGATACTTAAGGTTTTCTTTACACCAATGTCATGCTCTTATAAATTCTTGGGGAAAATGTCATGTTTCTCAATAACTGTTGTATGTGCAGCCTGACATCACTGCACCAGGAGTTAATGTCATAGCTGCCTATACTGAAGCACAAGGTCCAACAAATGGAATATTTGACAAGCGCCGAGTTAAATTCAACTCTGTTTCAGGCACTTCAATGTCATGTCCTCATGTTTCTGGCATTGCCGGCCTCCTTAAAACTCTCCATCCTACTTGGAGTCCTGCAGCTATTAAGTCAGCAATCATGACAACCGGTAAGACTAGTGCttgcatttttcatttttgttaatgAGGAATTTTATTCAACATGCCGACCAGATTACAATACATCATAACACTACAAACGGCAAGCTGCAGACGAGCCAGCACATACCTATCTAACAGCAACACCTTACAAGAATTCCTACCATAAAGTCCTAAATAATAGGATTATATAAtacccaatttttttatataatttctcaCACTTATACTCAAAGAATGTATAAATCagtttcagatctaattttcCCATTATAAATTCTGCCATTCCAAACTCAAACATGTTAGATACTGCAGCCCAAGCTACCTTTCAAATAACCTGCTATAGACCTTTCCCCTAGAGCTTCTTTACAGCTCAATCAATCTCCTACATATACCAACCTGCCTATTATATTTAACACTTTCTCAGAGAGTATTCCTCCAAATTCTTATAGAGAAAGAGCAATCAAAATAGAGTTGATATTGGGATTCAATTCTGATTCTGGTTCTCCCATCCGTAACCCTAATCAGACATTAGAATTATAGGTATataaaattcaccatttcctaaccGTCTAAGCTTTTGGGATAATTGCTAATTTATGATTAGCAAGCCTTTTTTCAAGTTGTAAACTTAACATTTCATTTTAGAAGGAATCCTCTTTCTGCTAACAATTCTTAGATTTAACAGATTGggataagataaaataaattagtCTGAGCATAACCGTCCTCAAAATTTTGACACTAACACTAAGTTGCTGTTATTTTACTACTACCATTATAGTCTCTATAGTTGCAATGTACCAAAATTTCACTATTCCTCTATCTTCTCAGTAGTTGAACTTAGTACATGTTCAGTgttctaattttctttctttctttcttttcttctattgTACAGCTACAATACTGGATAACGACGGGGAACCAGTGATGAATGCTTCCTACTTTAAGGCAACCCCATTTAGTTATGGAGCAGGACATGTTCGACCAAACAGTGCTATGGATCCCGGGCTAGTTTATGACTTATCTGTCAATGAATACCTTAACTTCATATGTGCTCTGGGATATAATGAAACACTAGTTTCAATTTTCTCAGATGACCCTTATAATTGCCCCAAGCCCCCATTAACTCTCACAAACCTTAACTACCCTTCAATCACAGTCCCTAAACTTTCACACTCAATCACGGTTACTCGAAAATTAAAGAATGTAGGTTCCCCAGGAACTTATAGAGCTGATGTCCAAGAACCAAGTGGAATTTCGGTTATCGTCAAGCCTAGGAGCTTGAAGTTTAAGAAGGTTGGTGAAGAGAAAACCTTCTATGTTACCCTCAAGGTTAAAGAAGCCAAAGCTGCTAAGGACTATGTCTTTGGAAACTTGATATGGTCAGATGAAAAGCACTATGTGAGGAGTCCGATTGTAGTGAAGACAGCCTAGAAAGAGATGCATTCAAGCTAATTGTACCTCTAATTTATCTTAATTCCTATCCAGCGCTTTCTATATAGTATTTGTCCCTCAAGTATGTTGCTTGCATAAATAATGATTGGCAAAAGGGAAGATAAAAAGTTATTTCAGAATCTTTTGGccattcaattatttttcttgtCTCCTATAAGATATAGCATACTTGTTAATCCTATAAAAGGTTGAGTTGATAGGAAACGATTTTAACCCTTTTTAAGGAGTGATGG
This genomic stretch from Quercus robur chromosome 4, dhQueRobu3.1, whole genome shotgun sequence harbors:
- the LOC126720990 gene encoding subtilisin-like protease SBT5.3, with amino-acid sequence MRLSRPGLFLLSFLLLYIVQRPTFATQKSYVVYLGAHSHGPELSLVDINRITESHYEFLGSFLASHDVAKESIFYSYTRHINGFAATLDDQVAAEIAKHPKVVSVFLNKGRKLHTTRSWDFIMELDHVGSSPSSSIWKKARYGEDTIIGNLDTGVWPKSKSFSDEKLGPIPSKWKGICQNDTDSGFHCNRKLIGARYFNKGYASVVGPLNSSFNTPRDNDGHGTHTLSTAGGNFVSGASVFGFGKGTARGGSPKARVAAYKVCWPPVGGNECFDADIVAAFDMAIHDGVDVLSVSLGGEPTFFFNDSVAIGSFHAVKHGIVVICSAGNSGPDAGTIVNSAPWQITVGASTMDREFNSYVILSNKVQLKGQSLSSTALPSNKFYPLISAADAKAANVSAEEALLCKNGTLDPRKVKGKILVCLRGQNARVDKGLQAQFAGALGMILANNEINGNEITADAHVLPATQVNFTNGVSIFTYINRTRSPKACITRVTTLLGTKPAPFMAAFSSKGPSTITPEILKPDITAPGVNVIAAYTEAQGPTNGIFDKRRVKFNSVSGTSMSCPHVSGIAGLLKTLHPTWSPAAIKSAIMTTATILDNDGEPVMNASYFKATPFSYGAGHVRPNSAMDPGLVYDLSVNEYLNFICALGYNETLVSIFSDDPYNCPKPPLTLTNLNYPSITVPKLSHSITVTRKLKNVGSPGTYRADVQEPSGISVIVKPRSLKFKKVGEEKTFYVTLKVKEAKAAKDYVFGNLIWSDEKHYVRSPIVVKTA